The Lathyrus oleraceus cultivar Zhongwan6 chromosome 5, CAAS_Psat_ZW6_1.0, whole genome shotgun sequence genome includes the window aatttatCTTATCATTCGATTTTATTATAAACTAAGATGTATGAAGTGTTAgttttataaataataaaaatatagaTATTAGAATTCGAATCCATGGACAAATCGGTGATCCGAGGTTGACAATGAATCAGTGATGTAGAGGTAGACATTGATACCAACACCATATTTACTTACAACTACGTAGATTTCTATTGTTgatcatattttatttttttatttttattttttttaaaatgcaCTTACAAAGAATATGCAAAGTAAATATGCGGACTTTTGTTTAGCATTGCTGTTTGTAAAAATCATCCATTAATAAATTTGAACATCTTAACGCAAGTTTACACAAACAACATCAATTGATATGTGTGAACAGAAATTATATCAGTTATAATATCAATTTATATTTTTTCATCAATTTAATTTTTCTGGTATTTTAGACGTCAACTAATTACGGAAGTGTATATTATAAATCAAAAAATTTCATTTAAAATTTTATATTTAATCTACATGAAGGTTTGGTCtcattaatttttttataaaaaaatctATATATGATTAAATAATTAATTGAACTAGCAATTAAAATTTATATGTTGACTAtatcaataaataaataaataaaattaattttatttataatgATAACCGAAGAAAATATTTCATAAAAACAAAAAGGTTTAATAGATATTCAATATATTTAGAACAATGCAGCATATATTTGATTTAAACTAACAGTTAAATTCAGAGaatattttgattaaataaattGTAATTTACAACTTAAATAACATATTTATAAATTGACAAAAAAATCAAGAGCGTGTTTCGGACTATTGGCAACTATGcatgattttttaaaaataattttaaaataaaatttgaaaagaaTGTAATTTTGAAGGACATAAAATATTTGATAAATTACTCcaaaattaataataaaattgatATTATTTATAGCAGAGTgtattttcttaataaaaaataaatatttcaagCATAACATTTTTCAGTTTATTACTATGTATTAAAATTCAAACCGGTCATTGACTCGGTTAAATCACCAGGTTATTGAATTATTCATATGACTAATGTGTCAACTAGTTGAACTGCATGATTGTTAATTTAATTTATACAAACAGAAAATAATAGTATTTAcgaacaatttttttttataaattttttagATTGTTTCTACTCTACATCCAAAAATAATTTATTTTGAGgaatgaaaaaataaatataaattgATGAATCAGTTGGTTTAAAAAACTTATTGGTTCAAAGGTTTAATTGATAAATCGATCAAATCACATTAATTTTTATCGAATCAATTGTAATTATGTTCTTATACCATTATCAGAATTGTCATATCCCCCCATTCTCTGCTCAATCAATCCGATCGACCAATCCAATCAAGATTTTAAAATTGGTAAATATTCATATAATTTTTCCACATAATTTTATGGATAAATAATCATTCTATTTAATCTTATCACCTTATTATATACCATTTTAAACATAAAGAGTATATTATATTGAAAGAGAGAAAGAAACAGAAACATACATATTTTTCATATAGAAAATTTTATAAAAGAAAACATATATAGTAATTGCTTTAATGCACATTCAAATCCAAATATTATGgtcaaaaatatatatatttttacATTCATGTACCTATCCACCAAAACATGTTGTTAAGCTTTCATACATGCTTATAAATTCAACAACTTCTTGATGAATAAAAATATTGAAGATACTTAGGTCATAGATTACCTACAACAAAATGCAAGAATTCACCGTTGTAATTGTTGGTGGTGGTCCTTCTGGCCTAGCAATTTCAGCTTTACTAACACAAAACTCCATCTTGCATGTCATACTTGAAAAAGAAGAGTGTAATGCTTCTCTTTGGAGAAAAAATACTTATGATCGTTTAAACCTCCATTTAGCTAGTGAGTTTTGCTCTTTGCCTCTCATGCCACATCCACCCTCTGGACCAACATACTTAACTAAAGACCAATTTCTTCAATACATAGATAAATATGTCAATCATTTTGACATAAAACCCCGCTATTGTCGTGCCGTTGAATCTGCTAAGTACGATGAAGTTATGAACAAATGGGTTGTTGAAGCAACAAACACCCTAGAAGGTACCTTGGAAGTTTATGGGGCAAAGTTTCTTGTGATTGCCTCTGGCGAAAATAGTGAAAGTTTTATTCCTAATGTTTATGGATTAGGGAAATTTGAAGGAGATGTGGTACACTCCAAGTACTACAAATCTGGTTCAAAATATAAATCAAAAAATGTATTGGTTGTTGGGTGTGGTAACTCAGGAATGGAGATTGCATATGATCTCCATAACGGGGGTGCTAACACTTCCATTGTCATTCGAAATCCGGTAAAGACATTCTCTTCGCTTTCTTTTAATCATACAACTTAGGTATAGTAATAGTTTAATGATAAACATGTGTTGTGATGATATTGATAGTTTAATGTTTTTTTTGCAGTTTCATGTCTTTAACAGAGATATGATTCGTACAGGGATGTGGTTGGTGCAATATTTTCCTGTTTATATTGTGGATATAATCATTACATTACAAGCAAAATTCAAATACGGTGATATGTCCAAATACGGGATTTATCGTCCTAAAGATGGACCTTTATATCTCAAAAATACTATAGGAAAATCTGCAGTTATTGATGTTGGAACAATTGAAAAGATTAAGGAAGGAGCTATAAAGGTTGTTCCTTCGGGTATCAAAGAAATCGAGAAGAAGAATGTTATATTTGAAAACAATGTGGAGAAAGAGTTTGATGCAATTATTTTTGCTACTGGCTACAAAAGCGTAGCTAGTGAATGGGTAAAGGTAcactttttatttttttctttggactttattatttattttctcatactccttttaattataaattaattgattatttttctatttgtttgTTTAAGGACTACAAATATGCACTTAATGAGAAAGGGTTCCCTAAAAATCCTTTCCCGAAACATTGGAAGGGAGATCGTGGATTGTATTGTGCAGGATTAGCAAGAAAAGGTTTGTTTGGAGTCAAAAAAGATGCTGAGGCAATTGCAGAAGACATCAACCAAATTCTTATGTTGAAAAATTAAGTATTATTATCCATTGAATAAACCTTTTATGTGTTTTGTGTTGTTATTATCAAGTTATAATAAGTAATTATAATGTATAATTTGTATTTATATGTGTAATAAATCTCTTCTTAGAAGACTATCATGTATCACTTTTTCGAACATAATTTAGCTCCTACAATAAACACATTgtctttttcatttttcatacATATGAATATCATTattctcttgttaataaaattTAACCATTCAATTGTAAATAAGAATTACAAACTTCAAAAGAAACACAATTGAAATTTAATATATCTTAATTTAAATTTCATTTGGATCTTGATATTAAGATTTTCACTTTTCTATGAACTCCTATCTAACAATAACAAAATGTACCTAGATTCATGATGTCAATTCTTGTTCGTTTTGTGTTTGGTTCTTGATTTTTGACTTGGATTTTCCCCTCCTCTCTTCCCTCTTGTTTTATGTATATTTGATGATAAAGATACTGATATTTTATTTTGAGGGAAAATAAATTCTTATGTACACATTCTATTCTTTTGATTTCTATTTTATAGGCAAAAATCTCAACACATATATTCCTAAGTGTCATAAAGGGAGAGGAGAAGGggttaaattttatttttaatttcaaaataaaaatctCGTTGGCTTAATTACCATTAAGCTTAAACAATTATCACATTAGAGCACCTTTTATTTAAAGATAAACCATTATTCACATGCGCTAAATATGATAGATTTATTTATTAATCCAACAGTCTCCCACTTGCCTCATGTGACGAATTTGATGTTTAAATATTATACCATAGTTTTGAACCTTGAAAGCATCAAATCATTATCTTTAATGAACTGAAATGATTAGATGATGGCAGTCACAAGTTATTAATCGACTTGGTTTCTTTCATGTATCACTGATCAATCCAATTCAAATGATCCTAAGGGATACAATAATGTGTCTTTCATGTCTCTTTAAAGACACACTTGTCATTACATATTaacaataatatatataatataatatgGATAACACAAATAAGCAGAAACACAACCTTAGTTGAATTCACAAATTCATCCATCCTTTCTACATGGCCAACAAATGTATTGAGAGGAACATTTAGTTAACAGATCCACTATCATTAAAATTGTACCATTCGAGGATTAATTTAATATCGACCCAAAATAGCAACAACAAAACTAATATATGGTCGAATACATGATTGGTCATACATCAAGCTCATAACCCTTGATGTATAGGGAATTTACTCCATTTATTTTTGTTCCAAGTCATTTTGGGGACTATATTTCTCAAAAATTCCTTCTTTGAAACAGGAGAAAATAATTCTTTATGGTCAAGACCATCTTTTTGTGTGAAACCTTTGGTGTCGAGTTTGGATTTATATATTTCAATATTGTCTTTCAAGTCTCGTTTGGTATCGAAGATGAATTTAATACTAACTCATTTTAAACCTTTAGGAAATTCATTTAGATACCATAAGTTATTGTCATCCATCGATTTCAAATCTTCTTTAATAGTATCAATCCATTTTATAGATTTTATAATCTTTGGATATAGTTGATGTTCTTTTCCTTTCAAACCTTCTTACTGCTATTTCTTGTATTTCTTCCATCACTTTTTCTTTCTCATTAGTGACTTGTACATTATTAACTGGCTCCTTAACTATAAGTTCATTTTCTgtattttttatattattttgtTCTCTATGTGTGTTGTATAAGGGTAACACAACTACAAAGAAAACAACATGGGAATATTATTTAGGTGAAGAAGATTCTCCCAGAGTCTCCATAATATCTACTTTACGTGATTTCTCACTCCCACTGAACTGACCATTTTTAATAAACTGAGCATTATCAAACTCAACTATTCTAgtattataattataataataacaTTCTTTACCTTTTTTTAGGATACCCAATGAAAAACCACTAATGGTTCTTGCATCAAGCTTCTTTTCATGTGGATTATACACCATTATTTCTGTTTGGTATCCCCATACATGAAGATGCCTTAAATTAGGTTTCCTTCCCACCACAGTTCGTAATGAGTCTTAGGAACTTCCCTACTAGGACTTCTATTAATAAAATATGCAATGGTCCTTAATGTATACATTTACAAAGATAATGATACATTATTATAATTTAATATTGACCTAACCACATCCATGAAAGTATGGTTCTGCCTTTCAGCCACACCATTTTTGTGTGGTGTGCGAGGCATAATATATTATGCACATATGCCCTGACTTaaaacaaatcagaaatgaacCTAGACACTGTCATTTCTCACGATATTCTCCATAATATTCACCACATTTATCATAGCTCATATCTTTACTTTCATATCTTATTGTGTTTCTACCTCAACAATAATATCTTTAGGGTCACCACTGATTGAGATTTTTAATTCAATAAATACAAGTAACAGTAATATGAGAAGTCATCATTGAAACAGATAAAATACTTTTATCTACCCCAAGAAGGGACATCGAAGGAGTTCACGTATTCTTGTAGACAAATTCTTAGTTATTTGTTTGGTGTGTTTTCCTCTAATACAATCCAAATATATATTTCAGCCACCAAAATCCAATTGAGTTAGTATTTCACATTTCATTAAACTCACTTATCTTTCTTTGGAGATGTGACATATCCTTTGATACCACAAATAAGTAGAACTATCATTATCTGTATTTTTCTTACTGCTAACAACATGTTCAATATTAAACATAGATTCTTTAAAATGAAcattgatcagtgcattttgatgcaccttcttctaatattgtacttaggcaactctatagtttattctattatttttactattttagtgcatttttatatttaagtttattttttgttttattttattttcgtactttatttttagcataaatagttatttCTTACCTTGTTACTATGaagatcataacttgagctacgaggATCGGATTGATGcgttctaatatgcgttggaaagctgAGAGGATGAGCTAAaaatttcatgttgaagtcaaaaagctgattctaagtgaaggagggtcgaataattcgttgaagttccagacttaattaaaatagttagtttgggccagtttttgtaattttcgggtcggatccTATAAGAGCCTGAATttaccttttattatattaggtctttcactatTACAAAAATGCTAtttctgaattttgatgatacaatattgcttagaagatttcatggagagctaattcccaaagagttgatctattgtattcgaattccactttgaggtttttattaatttcaatttaatttcaatttcttttcaattcttcctataaactcgtctgcttaattcgattactttcgtttgcttaattcgattgtttcttataggatagagttgattaaatttgattgtttgtatgatccttaactataatcacgttagcgtagctttttcgttatcgtgtttgattaagtcccgtttgcttaattcgcgtctgcttaaatccgtttgcttaattcggaaattaggaacatacatcatataataccaatttgcgcttgtcagtgggtattgtaatcgaatgggattgaatccgctagggatTTGGAATTATAAtaatcgatgataagtcggaaatcgatacaatagattagcttatttattaattttgcttttacctttaatcatctttgatttaagttttgaa containing:
- the LOC127085824 gene encoding probable indole-3-pyruvate monooxygenase YUCCA10, which codes for MQEFTVVIVGGGPSGLAISALLTQNSILHVILEKEECNASLWRKNTYDRLNLHLASEFCSLPLMPHPPSGPTYLTKDQFLQYIDKYVNHFDIKPRYCRAVESAKYDEVMNKWVVEATNTLEGTLEVYGAKFLVIASGENSESFIPNVYGLGKFEGDVVHSKYYKSGSKYKSKNVLVVGCGNSGMEIAYDLHNGGANTSIVIRNPFHVFNRDMIRTGMWLVQYFPVYIVDIIITLQAKFKYGDMSKYGIYRPKDGPLYLKNTIGKSAVIDVGTIEKIKEGAIKVVPSGIKEIEKKNVIFENNVEKEFDAIIFATGYKSVASEWVKDYKYALNEKGFPKNPFPKHWKGDRGLYCAGLARKGLFGVKKDAEAIAEDINQILMLKN